The nucleotide sequence CCCAACTCGAAGGCGTGTTTCATCACCTCGTTCGAGGCTTCCCAGACCGGGTCGCCCACGTCGTAGTGTGGCCGCCCGGATTTGAGTGCGAGCGCCGGGCCGTCGGCGACGTACTCGGCCGCGACGTCGAGACCCGCCTGCATGATGTTGCCTGCTTCTTCAGGAGTGTACCCCCGCCCCGTCAGCTTCGAGATCAATGCGGGATGGACGCCCAGAACCGGCCAGGCGCGTCCCGGGAGTACTTTCGTGGCCCGCTCGACGGCGTCGATGGTCGTCTCGAACACCGCTCTGAAAATCGCCTCGTCGTCGCCGACATCTTCGAGCATCCAGGAGGGTTTGTTGACGACCAGTAGGTGCGTGCCGCCGGCCCTGGCGAAGTCCTCGACGGCGTCGATCCCGCGGCCGTGTTCGGGATCGAGATGCAGGTGATTATCCAGGATCGGCGTGTCGGACTCGTCAGTCATACCCGAAACTGGGGGTGTTCGATCCAAAAGGCGTTCGTCTCCGAACGAGTCGACGCTGTTCAGTCTTCGAGCGAGTGGCTCTCGTGGGCAGTATTCGCCAGCGCGTCCGAGCGGCCGTGTTCGCCCGGCGCGATCGCGACCGTCCGACAGCCCCGGTCGGCGGCGACTTCCAGCGCGGGTTTGAAGTCAGTATCGCGGGAGGCGACCACCAGCGTGTCGATCCGGCCCTCGCTGGCTGCTCGCGTCGCGTCGACGGCGAGTTTGACGTCAACGTCTCCGCTGGTCGTGATGACCTCGAACCCGCGGGCTTCGCCAGCCTGAATTAGCCCGGGTGTGGCGTGTTCGTCGAGATAGAGTCTCGCAGCCGCTACTCGGCCGTACTCGTCGGCGATCGCTCGCAGGTCGTCGAGATCAATGTCGAACTCCTCACGGAGGACGTTCGGTCCGTCGACGTAGAGACCGACGCCGCCCGCTTGATCGCCACGAAGACGGCCCAACAAGCTCATATTCTCCCCGATGAGAGGGTCGAACTTGGAGGTTCCGTCTCCGCCGGTTCTTGGGTGAGCCTAACACGCCACAGTCCCGGGACGAATTGACGGCATTTATTAGGGTCCAGTCCGTCGATCGGAGTGTAGTTCGCGGCCCGCTCGGTTGGTGTAGTCCGGCCAATCATCTTGGCCTTTCGAGCCGAGGACCAGGGTTCAAATCCCTGACCGAGCATGGATTTTCGAGCGAACAACGTGAGCGAGAACCATCCACGCGCAGGAAAGGGATTTGAACCACGCGAGTCGCAGCGTCCGACGTGACCGCAGGGAGCGAGGACGACCGTCTCGCCACCGGGTTCAAATCCCTGACCGCGCAACGATGCTGACCGGAAGAAGCTAAGTGGCTTTCAGTCGGGCGCTCACAGAACAAACGCGCCGCCACCGATGATACCCATCGTCACCAGCAGCCGACCGACGCTACCGGCAAACGTCGCCAGCGCAAATTTTCCATAGTCTTTTTCCAAAATCGTGAACGCGTAGATCGAGATCGTATCCGGAAAGAAAGGCACGGAGAGAGCGAGTGCCAGGCCGACGTAACCGAACTTGCGGGCCAGTTGGACGGTCTTCCGTTCGGACCACTCGATGACGTCGAAGCGGGACTCCTTGATTCGCTTGACAAGGGGGCCATACTCCTTGGCTTCCTGGCCGATGTGGAAGGCAAATACACTCCCGGCCGCCTTTCCGAGCCCGCTAACAAGGACGATGACCGCGAGGGTCCAGTTGTACGAGAGACCCAGTTGCATGTGTCCGGCCGGGGCGAGGACGATTTC is from Halorhabdus sp. BNX81 and encodes:
- a CDS encoding TatD family hydrolase, which produces MTDESDTPILDNHLHLDPEHGRGIDAVEDFARAGGTHLLVVNKPSWMLEDVGDDEAIFRAVFETTIDAVERATKVLPGRAWPVLGVHPALISKLTGRGYTPEEAGNIMQAGLDVAAEYVADGPALALKSGRPHYDVGDPVWEASNEVMKHAFELGAETGCAVQLHTEGGQDFTEVAEWAEDRGLPAKRVVKHYSEGRLDGPTKSVLSNKDELEIAIEENEPFLMETDFIDDPDRPGAVLGPKTVPRRVEWLRADGYDDAIRTAHVETPAAVYGIDTEATL
- a CDS encoding NYN domain-containing protein; the encoded protein is MSLLGRLRGDQAGGVGLYVDGPNVLREEFDIDLDDLRAIADEYGRVAAARLYLDEHATPGLIQAGEARGFEVITTSGDVDVKLAVDATRAASEGRIDTLVVASRDTDFKPALEVAADRGCRTVAIAPGEHGRSDALANTAHESHSLED
- a CDS encoding VTT domain-containing protein, giving the protein MSSAGFFSGFYAVLEDMVRSATGPLGLAVIAIYSFLIAFVLPLPSEIVLAPAGHMQLGLSYNWTLAVIVLVSGLGKAAGSVFAFHIGQEAKEYGPLVKRIKESRFDVIEWSERKTVQLARKFGYVGLALALSVPFFPDTISIYAFTILEKDYGKFALATFAGSVGRLLVTMGIIGGGAFVL